The proteins below come from a single Myripristis murdjan chromosome 10, fMyrMur1.1, whole genome shotgun sequence genomic window:
- the LOC115366250 gene encoding uncharacterized protein LOC115366250: MRHIRWTDDAEYTLKVFDPVGEETEKRKLKLSIQAQTESGAVSGWAHGKTQTVTWAPVSSPLLASECLSQGEVRVSCSSEEGDSPQYSWTLDGHTLMDSQLLSANEDNTEITLKPGVSGQLVCSVNNHVSSAAANKMMSQCAGVIFIDCILTNGTHISQWLLETDKPECIMTTTAAEPPESSTLAFPGVETFCDGRQDGAQCYAALGGTVVLRLMTSASDRFRYQWHKVKVMLSQMG; the protein is encoded by the exons ATGAGACACATCCGCTGGACTGATGATGCTGAATACACCCTTAAGGTCTTTGATCCAGttggagaggaaacagaaaagcGAAAACTGAAGTTGTCCAttcaag CACAAACTGAAAGTGGTGCTGTCTCAGGTTGGGCTCATGGGAAAACTCAAACAGTGACTTGGG CCCCTGTGTCGTCTCCTCTGCTGGCCTCTGAGTGTCTGTCCCAGGGAGAGGTGAGGGTGTCCTGCTCCTCTGAGGAGGGCGACAGTCCTCAGTACAGCTGGACTctggatggacacacactgatggacagccagctcctctctgctaATGAGGACAACACAGAGATCACTCTGAAACCAGGCGTGTCAGGACAGCTCGTCTGCTCCGTCAACAATCACgtcagcagtgctgctgcaaaCAAGATGATGTCACAGTGTGCAG GAGTCATTTTCATTGACTGCATCTTAACCAATGGGACACACATATCTCAGTGGCTGCTTGAGACCGATAAGCCTGAGTGTATTATGACGACAACAGCAGCTGAACCCCCTGAGAGCAGCACTCTGG CATTTCCAGGTGTGGAAACCTTCTGTGATGGCAGAcaggatggagctcagtgtTACGCTGCTCTGGGAGGAACCGTGGTTCTCCGCCTCATGACTTCAGCATCTGACAGATTTAGATACCAATGG CACAAAGTGAAAGTCATGCTGTCTCAGATGGGCTGA